Proteins encoded within one genomic window of Mycolicibacterium aubagnense:
- a CDS encoding nucleoside triphosphate pyrophosphohydrolase, with translation MTVVLVDPRRPSLMPIDALVLLTGDVQYTEELPVKVPWSLPSGRPAYGDSDKPAPVLLSSDPEHPQVRARLAAGERLIAADGSQPGERLIDAVTMMDKLRTNGPWESEQTHDSLRRYLLEETYELFDAVRGGNADDVREELGDVLLQVLFHARIAEDAPLHPFGIDDVADTLIRKLGNRVPAVLAGQEISLEDQIAQWEERKALEKAARTSCMDEVPTALPALALAQKLIERTGTAGLPADLLPAALTSVTLEPNVDAESALRTVALEFIDTVREAELRIVAARRGEEVAVELDAAPLGAVSEDEWREHWPVQDV, from the coding sequence ATGACGGTGGTCCTGGTCGATCCGCGCCGCCCGTCGCTCATGCCGATCGATGCGCTGGTCCTGCTCACCGGCGACGTGCAGTACACCGAGGAATTGCCGGTGAAGGTGCCGTGGTCCTTGCCGTCGGGCCGGCCGGCCTACGGCGATTCCGACAAACCGGCACCGGTGCTGCTGTCCTCCGATCCGGAACATCCACAGGTGCGCGCCCGGCTGGCCGCAGGCGAGAGGCTGATCGCGGCAGACGGTTCGCAGCCTGGTGAGCGACTCATCGACGCCGTCACGATGATGGACAAGCTGCGCACCAACGGGCCGTGGGAGAGCGAGCAGACGCACGACTCACTGCGCCGGTACCTGCTGGAAGAGACCTACGAGCTGTTCGACGCGGTCCGGGGCGGCAATGCCGACGACGTCCGCGAGGAACTCGGAGATGTGTTGCTGCAGGTGCTGTTTCACGCGCGCATCGCCGAGGATGCGCCGCTGCACCCGTTCGGCATCGACGACGTCGCCGACACGCTGATTCGCAAACTGGGCAACCGGGTGCCGGCAGTGCTTGCCGGACAGGAGATTTCGCTGGAAGACCAGATTGCGCAGTGGGAAGAGCGCAAGGCGCTCGAGAAGGCGGCGCGGACGTCGTGCATGGACGAGGTGCCGACGGCGCTGCCGGCGCTGGCCCTGGCGCAGAAGCTGATCGAACGGACCGGTACGGCCGGGTTGCCCGCCGATCTGCTTCCGGCCGCTCTCACCTCGGTGACCCTCGAGCCCAACGTCGACGCCGAAAGTGCCTTGCGCACAGTGGCTCTGGAGTTCATCGATACCGTGCGCGAGGCCGAGCTCCGCATCGTCGCCGCCCGCCGCGGCGAAGAAGTGGCGGTGGAGTTGGATGCCGCACCGCTGGGTGCGGTGTCAGAGGATGAGTGGCGGGAGCACTGGCCGGTTCAGGACGTCTGA
- the efeB gene encoding iron uptake transporter deferrochelatase/peroxidase subunit: protein MTEHGAHGGLSRRKLFGAAGVTAAVVGAAATGALAGRSSAAVVEDSLSKPVPFRGSHQAGIVTAAQDRMHFATFDVTTDKKADVVAMLKKWTEMAERMTRGDEAVANGAIGLNPYAPPADTGEALGLSPSALTLTIGFGPGFFRKDGKDRFGIDAQRPAHLVDLPKFRNEKLDPARCGGDIVVQACANDPQVAVHAIRNLARVGFGTVAVRYSQLGFGRTSSTTRNQSTPRNLFGFKDGTNNLKAEDTAAIDKHIWVAGGDGPAWMTGGSYLISRRIRMLIESWDRTVLTEQERVIGRRKGSGAPNGYTDEFTPLDFDSKGADGAPFIDADAHVRLASPEANNGVQILRRGYNFTDGSDGFGHLDAGLFFIAFVRNPAESFIPMQTKLSTNDALNEYITHTGSGIFACPPGVRDGSSDYWGSTLFG, encoded by the coding sequence GTGACCGAACACGGCGCCCACGGCGGACTCAGCCGGCGCAAGCTGTTCGGCGCAGCCGGGGTGACGGCCGCTGTGGTCGGCGCCGCCGCCACCGGTGCGCTGGCCGGCCGCTCCTCGGCGGCCGTGGTCGAGGACAGCCTGAGTAAGCCGGTGCCATTCCGCGGCAGCCATCAGGCGGGCATCGTCACCGCCGCGCAGGACCGGATGCATTTCGCCACCTTCGACGTCACGACGGACAAGAAGGCCGACGTGGTGGCGATGCTGAAGAAATGGACCGAGATGGCCGAGCGCATGACGCGCGGCGATGAGGCCGTCGCCAACGGGGCCATCGGGCTGAATCCCTACGCGCCGCCGGCGGATACCGGTGAGGCCCTTGGCCTTTCACCCTCCGCTTTGACCCTGACCATCGGTTTCGGCCCTGGCTTCTTCCGCAAGGACGGCAAGGACCGCTTCGGCATCGACGCCCAGCGGCCGGCACATCTGGTGGACCTGCCCAAATTCCGCAACGAGAAACTGGACCCGGCACGCTGCGGCGGCGACATCGTCGTACAGGCCTGCGCCAATGACCCGCAGGTCGCGGTGCACGCCATCCGCAATCTGGCCCGCGTGGGCTTCGGCACCGTCGCGGTGCGGTACTCGCAGCTCGGGTTCGGCCGCACGTCGTCGACCACCCGGAACCAGTCCACCCCGCGAAACCTGTTCGGGTTCAAGGACGGAACGAACAATCTCAAGGCCGAGGACACGGCGGCCATCGACAAGCACATCTGGGTCGCGGGCGGCGACGGACCGGCCTGGATGACGGGCGGCTCCTACCTGATCAGCCGACGCATCCGGATGCTCATCGAATCCTGGGACCGCACGGTGTTGACCGAGCAAGAACGGGTCATCGGCCGGCGGAAGGGTAGCGGCGCACCCAACGGGTACACCGACGAGTTCACTCCGCTGGATTTCGACAGCAAGGGCGCCGACGGTGCGCCGTTCATCGACGCGGACGCCCACGTGCGGCTGGCCTCCCCCGAGGCCAACAACGGCGTCCAGATTCTGCGCCGCGGCTACAACTTCACCGACGGCTCAGACGGTTTCGGCCATCTGGACGCGGGGCTGTTCTTCATCGCGTTCGTCCGCAACCCGGCCGAGTCGTTCATCCCGATGCAGACCAAGCTATCCACGAACGACGCCCTGAACGAATACATCACGCACACCGGCAGCGGCATCTTCGCCTGCCCGCCGGGTGTGCGTGATGGTTCGTCGGACTACTGGGGTTCGACGCTGTTCGGCTGA
- the efeO gene encoding iron uptake system protein EfeO, whose amino-acid sequence MTAHARSKTVIASAALLAGLTAVSACTSKSDENKSASGEITVTASDDACKLSATSAKTGASTFVITNNGTKVTEFYVYGPGDKVMGEIENISPGLQRKLIVQLPEAGTYKTACKPGMVGDGIRGDFTVSGDTVKIDDTGKFKDAADFYKKYVIAQTSDLVPATEAFAAAVKKGDVAGAKALYPKARTYYERIEPVAESFPNDLDPRIDLREADVKPGDKWTGFHRLEKELWVTGLQPDSGAVADQLVADVKELDAGVKDPKWTIDSTKIAGGAQGLLDEIAKTKISGEEDIFSHTDLWDFQANVDGSRTAVGSVDPILDERDPNLGKDVDAAFDKVQKLLDKYRQGDGFVSYDKVTEPERQELSQAIDALSKEVSEVQGVVAKQ is encoded by the coding sequence CTGACCGCGCACGCGAGGAGCAAGACGGTAATCGCCTCCGCAGCGCTGCTCGCCGGCCTGACCGCGGTCTCCGCGTGCACCTCCAAGTCGGACGAGAACAAGTCCGCCTCCGGCGAGATCACCGTGACCGCCTCCGACGACGCCTGCAAGCTGTCGGCGACGTCGGCAAAGACCGGCGCAAGCACGTTCGTCATCACCAACAACGGCACCAAGGTCACCGAGTTCTACGTGTACGGCCCCGGTGACAAGGTGATGGGCGAGATCGAGAACATCTCCCCCGGCCTGCAGCGCAAGCTGATCGTGCAGCTGCCCGAGGCCGGCACCTACAAGACCGCGTGCAAGCCCGGCATGGTCGGCGACGGCATCCGCGGTGATTTCACCGTCAGCGGCGACACCGTCAAGATCGATGACACCGGCAAGTTCAAGGACGCCGCGGACTTCTACAAGAAGTACGTCATCGCCCAGACCAGCGACCTGGTGCCCGCCACCGAGGCTTTCGCCGCTGCGGTGAAGAAGGGTGACGTCGCCGGCGCCAAGGCCCTGTACCCGAAGGCCCGCACCTACTACGAGCGCATCGAGCCGGTGGCAGAGTCGTTCCCGAACGACCTGGACCCCCGCATCGACCTGCGCGAAGCCGACGTCAAACCTGGCGACAAGTGGACCGGCTTCCACCGCCTGGAGAAGGAGCTGTGGGTCACCGGTCTGCAGCCCGACAGCGGCGCCGTGGCCGATCAGCTGGTCGCCGATGTCAAGGAGCTCGACGCCGGCGTGAAGGATCCGAAGTGGACCATCGACTCCACCAAGATCGCCGGTGGCGCACAGGGTCTGCTCGACGAGATCGCCAAGACCAAGATCAGCGGTGAGGAAGACATCTTCAGCCACACCGACCTGTGGGACTTCCAGGCCAACGTCGACGGCTCGCGCACCGCGGTCGGTTCGGTGGACCCGATCCTCGATGAGCGCGACCCCAACCTCGGCAAGGACGTCGACGCGGCTTTCGACAAGGTCCAGAAGCTGCTGGACAAGTACCGCCAGGGCGACGGCTTCGTGTCTTACGACAAGGTCACCGAGCCTGAGCGGCAAGAGCTTTCGCAAGCGATTGACGCGTTGAGCAAGGAGGTCAGCGAGGTGCAGGGTGTCGTCGCAAAGCAGTGA
- the efeU gene encoding iron uptake transporter permease EfeU: MTTPFEVSSTLVAAGPGISSQLFGSLLIGLREGLETAIVVTILIAFLVKSDRRDALKWVWLGVGGAIATTIGVFLSIQLSENTISGLAAEAIAGVASFVAVVIVTTMVLWMKKAAASISGELRGDMARALETGGWAVATLAFLAVGREGVETALFMVGYANAQTAWPLTGLVIGLLIAIAFAYGMYAGAVRINLAKFFKYTGAFLVVVAAGILSYAIHALQTVGWLPILEAKAFDLTGAFNWSSWYGQAIQGVFNVSPTPSVLQFICWLAYLLIVLTLFLRPVAAKPAPAAPLERSAK, translated from the coding sequence ATGACCACACCTTTCGAGGTCTCGTCAACGCTCGTCGCCGCAGGGCCCGGAATCTCCTCACAGCTGTTCGGCAGCTTGCTGATCGGCCTCCGCGAAGGCCTGGAAACTGCGATCGTCGTCACCATCCTGATCGCCTTCCTGGTGAAGTCGGACCGCCGCGACGCCCTGAAGTGGGTCTGGCTGGGGGTCGGCGGCGCCATTGCGACGACCATCGGCGTGTTCCTCAGCATCCAGCTCAGCGAGAACACCATCTCCGGACTCGCGGCCGAGGCCATCGCCGGCGTCGCCTCGTTCGTCGCCGTGGTCATCGTGACCACCATGGTGCTGTGGATGAAGAAAGCCGCCGCCTCCATCTCCGGTGAGCTGCGCGGCGACATGGCACGCGCCCTCGAAACGGGCGGTTGGGCAGTCGCCACCCTGGCCTTTCTGGCGGTAGGCCGCGAAGGCGTCGAGACGGCACTGTTCATGGTCGGGTACGCCAACGCCCAGACCGCGTGGCCACTGACCGGGCTGGTCATCGGCTTGCTGATCGCCATCGCATTCGCCTACGGCATGTACGCAGGCGCGGTCCGCATCAACCTGGCCAAGTTCTTCAAGTACACCGGCGCCTTCCTCGTCGTCGTCGCCGCGGGCATCTTGTCGTACGCGATACACGCGCTGCAGACCGTCGGCTGGCTGCCGATCCTCGAGGCCAAGGCGTTCGACCTCACCGGCGCCTTCAACTGGTCGTCCTGGTACGGCCAAGCAATCCAGGGTGTGTTCAACGTCAGCCCCACACCATCTGTCCTGCAGTTCATCTGCTGGCTGGCTTACCTGTTGATCGTCCTGACGCTGTTCCTGCGACCTGTCGCAGCCAAACCCGCCCCTGCCGCCCCCCTCGAAAGGTCCGCTAAGTGA
- a CDS encoding lytic transglycosylase domain-containing protein, which produces MASSCSFQPGYLRGVPPPAGPPVPAINTHVKGRGADQLHDWAQQLAPPLGIPVMALEAYGYAARVAEVENPKCHIAWTTLAGIGMVESHHGTYRGATIAPNGDVTPPIRGVPLDGTMNNLRISDSDLGNMDNDSAVDRAMGPMQFIPDTWRLYGVDANNTGFASPDNIDDAALSAAGYLCYRGKDLSSPHGWMDALHAYNMSDDYARAVRDWATAYANGHQR; this is translated from the coding sequence ATGGCCTCGAGTTGCTCGTTTCAGCCTGGCTACCTGCGCGGGGTGCCGCCACCGGCGGGGCCGCCCGTGCCCGCGATCAACACTCATGTGAAGGGTCGTGGCGCCGATCAGCTGCACGACTGGGCTCAGCAGCTGGCACCGCCGCTGGGCATTCCGGTCATGGCGCTCGAGGCGTACGGGTACGCCGCTCGCGTCGCCGAGGTCGAGAACCCCAAGTGCCACATCGCGTGGACGACGCTCGCGGGCATCGGCATGGTCGAGAGTCATCACGGCACCTACCGCGGCGCGACCATTGCCCCGAACGGTGACGTCACGCCCCCGATCCGTGGCGTGCCGCTCGATGGAACCATGAACAATCTGCGGATTTCGGACTCCGACCTCGGCAATATGGACAACGACAGCGCCGTCGACCGCGCCATGGGGCCCATGCAGTTCATTCCGGACACCTGGCGGTTGTACGGGGTCGACGCCAACAACACCGGCTTCGCAAGTCCCGACAACATCGACGACGCGGCGCTGTCAGCGGCTGGTTACCTCTGCTACCGCGGCAAGGATTTGTCCAGCCCGCATGGCTGGATGGACGCGCTGCACGCCTACAACATGTCGGACGACTACGCCCGTGCGGTGCGCGACTGGGCGACGGCATATGCCAACGGGCACCAAAGATAG
- the eno gene encoding phosphopyruvate hydratase — protein sequence MPIIEQVGAREILDSRGNPTVEVELALTDGTFARAAVPSGASTGEHEAVELRDGGSRYGGKGVEKAVEAVLDEIAPAVIGQAADDQRIIDQALLDLDGTPDKSRLGANAILGVSLAVAKAAADSAGLPLFRYIGGPNAHILPVPMMNILNGGAHADTGVDVQEFMVAPIGAPTFKESLRWGAEVYHSLKSVLKKQGLATGLGDEGGFAPDVAGTHAALELISTAIDATGLKLGSDVALALDVAATEFYTDGTGYAFEKQTRTAEQMAEFYASLLDSFPLVSIEDPLSEDDWEGWVALTTAIGDRVQLVGDDLFVTNPERLEEGIEKGAANALLVKVNQIGTLTETLDAVALAHAAGYKSMMSHRSGETEDTTIADLAVACSCGQIKTGAPARSERVAKYNQLLRIEETLGDAGRYAGDLAFPRFALEAK from the coding sequence GTGCCAATCATCGAACAGGTCGGAGCCCGCGAGATTCTCGATTCTCGGGGAAATCCGACGGTCGAGGTCGAGCTTGCTCTGACTGATGGAACGTTCGCCCGCGCGGCCGTGCCGTCGGGTGCGTCGACCGGTGAGCACGAGGCTGTCGAACTGCGTGACGGCGGCTCCCGCTATGGCGGCAAGGGCGTCGAGAAGGCCGTCGAGGCCGTGCTTGACGAGATCGCTCCCGCCGTCATCGGCCAGGCCGCCGACGACCAGCGCATCATCGACCAGGCGCTGCTGGACCTGGACGGCACCCCGGACAAGTCGCGCCTCGGCGCCAACGCCATCCTCGGTGTCTCGCTGGCCGTGGCCAAGGCCGCTGCCGACTCCGCCGGCCTGCCGCTGTTCCGCTACATCGGCGGCCCGAACGCCCACATCCTGCCGGTGCCGATGATGAACATCCTCAACGGTGGCGCCCACGCCGACACCGGCGTCGACGTCCAGGAGTTCATGGTCGCCCCGATCGGTGCCCCGACCTTCAAGGAATCGCTGCGCTGGGGTGCCGAGGTGTACCACTCGCTCAAGTCCGTGCTGAAGAAGCAGGGGCTGGCGACCGGCCTCGGCGACGAGGGCGGTTTCGCGCCTGACGTCGCCGGCACCCACGCCGCGCTCGAACTGATCAGCACCGCCATCGACGCCACCGGCCTGAAGCTGGGCAGCGACGTGGCACTGGCCCTCGACGTCGCGGCTACCGAGTTCTACACGGACGGAACGGGTTACGCCTTCGAGAAGCAGACCCGCACCGCTGAGCAGATGGCCGAGTTCTACGCCTCGCTGCTGGATTCCTTCCCGCTGGTGTCCATCGAGGACCCGCTCTCCGAAGACGACTGGGAGGGCTGGGTGGCGCTGACCACCGCGATCGGTGACCGCGTCCAGCTCGTCGGCGACGACCTGTTCGTCACCAACCCGGAGCGGCTGGAAGAGGGCATCGAGAAGGGCGCCGCCAACGCGCTGCTGGTGAAGGTGAACCAGATCGGCACGCTCACCGAGACTTTGGACGCTGTCGCCCTGGCCCACGCCGCCGGCTACAAGTCGATGATGAGCCACCGCAGTGGCGAGACCGAGGACACCACCATTGCCGACCTGGCCGTGGCGTGCAGCTGTGGCCAGATCAAGACCGGTGCCCCGGCCCGTAGCGAGCGGGTCGCCAAGTACAACCAGCTGCTGCGCATCGAGGAGACCCTGGGTGACGCCGGGCGCTACGCCGGCGACCTGGCGTTCCCGCGTTTCGCGCTGGAAGCCAAGTAG
- a CDS encoding septum formation initiator family protein produces the protein MADPKRRSPASRPAKPGDAKRGRAGVGTSAAKAGNRPKAEPRRVPENLPAPATEPIRQAYAESVEHHAEQRLGSAARRAAILAVVVCVLTLTIAGPVRTFFAQRTEMQQLAAAESQLRSQISDLEQQKVKLADPVYIAAQARERLGFVMPGDIPYQVQLPPGAVTAPVAPAPSPTAKSNQPWYTALWHTIADQPHGLTPAPAVVPPGPDGVTPNDAVPPTDEPAPQAPPGG, from the coding sequence ATGGCCGATCCCAAGCGGCGTTCCCCCGCCTCTCGCCCCGCCAAACCCGGCGACGCGAAGCGGGGGCGCGCCGGGGTCGGCACGTCGGCGGCCAAGGCGGGTAACCGGCCCAAGGCCGAGCCGCGCCGGGTCCCGGAAAACCTGCCGGCCCCCGCCACGGAGCCGATCCGGCAGGCTTATGCGGAATCGGTTGAGCACCATGCCGAACAGCGGCTGGGGTCGGCGGCGCGGCGGGCGGCGATTCTCGCCGTCGTGGTGTGCGTGCTGACCCTGACCATCGCCGGGCCGGTGCGCACGTTCTTCGCGCAGCGCACCGAGATGCAGCAGTTGGCGGCTGCCGAGTCCCAATTACGTTCGCAGATCAGCGATTTGGAGCAGCAGAAGGTGAAGTTGGCCGACCCGGTGTACATCGCCGCGCAGGCCCGTGAGCGGTTGGGCTTCGTGATGCCAGGCGATATCCCGTATCAGGTGCAACTGCCTCCCGGCGCCGTGACGGCACCCGTTGCGCCCGCACCGTCGCCCACCGCGAAGAGCAACCAGCCCTGGTACACCGCGCTGTGGCACACCATTGCCGATCAGCCGCACGGACTCACGCCGGCTCCGGCCGTCGTCCCGCCCGGCCCGGATGGCGTCACCCCGAACGATGCCGTGCCCCCGACGGACGAGCCCGCACCGCAGGCGCCGCCCGGTGGTTGA
- a CDS encoding DUF501 domain-containing protein: MVDAADLEAVAAQLGREPRGVLEIAYRCPNGEPGVVKTAPRLPDGTPFPTLYYLTHPGLTAAASRLESSGLMKDMTERLQASEELAAAYLRAHESFLAERDAIESLGTTFSGGGMPDRVKCLHVVMAHALAKGPGVNPFGDEALALLAVEPAMAGILDPKVWV; this comes from the coding sequence GTGGTTGACGCCGCTGATCTCGAAGCCGTTGCGGCCCAATTGGGGCGCGAACCGCGCGGTGTGCTGGAGATCGCCTACCGCTGCCCCAATGGTGAACCCGGCGTGGTGAAGACCGCGCCGCGGTTGCCCGACGGAACTCCTTTTCCCACGTTGTATTACCTGACTCATCCGGGGCTGACGGCTGCCGCGAGTCGGCTGGAGTCGTCCGGCTTGATGAAGGACATGACCGAACGTCTGCAGGCCTCAGAAGAGTTGGCTGCGGCGTATCTGCGGGCGCACGAGTCGTTCCTGGCCGAGCGGGACGCCATCGAATCGCTGGGGACGACGTTCTCCGGCGGCGGCATGCCGGACCGGGTGAAGTGCCTGCACGTGGTGATGGCGCATGCGTTGGCAAAAGGACCCGGCGTCAACCCCTTTGGTGACGAGGCGCTGGCGTTGTTGGCTGTCGAACCGGCGATGGCCGGGATTCTGGATCCGAAGGTGTGGGTGTGA
- a CDS encoding Ppx/GppA phosphatase family protein codes for MGVSSRVAAVDCGTNSIRLLIADVSDGRLQDVHREMRIVTLGEGVDATGQFAPAALARTEAALADYVDVMLVHDVTKVRMVATSAARDAGNRDEFFAMTARQLGRVMPGAVAEVITGTEEAALSFRGAVGELDPATGPFVVVDLGGGSTEVVLGGSGAAIAEVVASFSANIGCVRLTERCLQSDPPTADELAAARAVVREKLAEALDVVPIEGAATWVGVAGTFTTIAALALGLPEYDSDVIHLSRIGIPEVVKVCDELIAMPRAQRAELGPMHPGRVPVIGGGAVVVEELAREFGQRAGITELVVSEHDILDGIALAI; via the coding sequence GTGGGTGTGAGTTCGCGAGTCGCTGCTGTTGACTGCGGTACCAATTCCATCCGGCTGCTGATCGCCGATGTGTCCGATGGGCGTCTTCAGGACGTCCACCGCGAGATGCGGATCGTCACTCTCGGTGAAGGTGTCGACGCCACAGGGCAATTCGCGCCCGCCGCGCTGGCTCGCACCGAGGCCGCGCTGGCCGACTACGTCGACGTGATGTTGGTGCACGACGTGACGAAGGTGCGGATGGTCGCGACCTCTGCGGCCCGCGACGCCGGAAACCGCGACGAGTTCTTTGCCATGACGGCGCGCCAACTGGGGCGGGTGATGCCGGGCGCGGTGGCCGAGGTGATCACCGGGACCGAGGAAGCCGCGTTGTCCTTCCGCGGTGCCGTCGGCGAATTAGACCCGGCCACAGGGCCTTTCGTCGTAGTGGACCTGGGTGGCGGTTCGACCGAGGTGGTGCTCGGCGGTTCCGGCGCTGCGATTGCCGAGGTGGTGGCCAGTTTCTCGGCCAACATCGGCTGCGTGCGGCTCACCGAGCGTTGTCTGCAGTCCGATCCGCCCACCGCCGACGAACTGGCGGCGGCGCGTGCCGTGGTTCGCGAGAAGTTGGCTGAGGCCCTCGACGTGGTGCCGATCGAAGGTGCTGCGACCTGGGTCGGCGTGGCCGGCACGTTCACCACGATTGCCGCGCTGGCGCTGGGCCTGCCGGAGTATGACTCTGACGTGATTCACCTGTCCCGCATCGGAATTCCCGAAGTCGTCAAGGTGTGTGACGAGCTGATCGCGATGCCCCGCGCGCAGCGCGCCGAGCTCGGCCCCATGCACCCGGGCCGGGTGCCGGTGATCGGCGGCGGCGCGGTCGTCGTCGAGGAATTGGCCCGCGAATTCGGTCAGCGGGCGGGCATCACGGAATTGGTGGTCAGCGAGCACGACATCCTGGACGGCATCGCTTTAGCTATCTGA
- a CDS encoding cutinase family protein → MSAIRTAANKVALTAVAAFTIVVGAIAGPVATANAADDSCANVEVVFARGTFEAPGVGATGQAFVDALNARMPGRNIDAYGVNYPASLDFGQAADGVADATNRIESIAASCPATKIVIGGYSQGAAVAGYSTMSSVPAGFVLPAGISGPMPASVASHVAAVVLFGTPSPFVLSVADRGAPAINIGGAYAGKTIQLCAPGDPICGGGMDRSAHSAYKFNGMANQAADFVARQLGAPAAPAAPIVQTSDDTAN, encoded by the coding sequence ATGAGCGCCATTCGTACCGCGGCCAACAAGGTGGCACTGACCGCCGTGGCTGCATTCACGATCGTCGTCGGCGCCATCGCCGGACCGGTCGCGACCGCCAATGCTGCTGACGACTCCTGTGCGAACGTCGAGGTCGTCTTCGCCCGCGGCACCTTCGAAGCCCCCGGCGTCGGAGCCACCGGTCAGGCCTTCGTCGACGCACTGAACGCCCGCATGCCTGGCCGCAACATCGACGCCTACGGCGTCAACTACCCCGCCTCCCTGGACTTCGGCCAGGCCGCTGACGGTGTCGCCGACGCCACCAACCGCATCGAGTCCATCGCCGCCAGCTGCCCCGCCACCAAGATCGTCATCGGTGGCTACTCCCAAGGCGCGGCCGTGGCCGGCTACAGCACCATGAGCAGCGTCCCGGCCGGATTCGTCCTGCCCGCCGGCATCAGCGGCCCGATGCCCGCCTCGGTCGCCTCCCACGTCGCCGCGGTCGTCCTGTTCGGTACCCCGAGCCCCTTCGTGCTCAGCGTCGCCGACCGCGGAGCGCCGGCCATCAACATCGGCGGCGCCTACGCCGGCAAGACCATCCAGCTGTGTGCCCCCGGCGACCCGATCTGTGGCGGCGGCATGGACCGCTCCGCCCACAGCGCGTACAAGTTCAACGGCATGGCCAACCAGGCCGCGGACTTCGTCGCCCGCCAGCTCGGCGCCCCGGCCGCCCCGGCCGCGCCCATCGTCCAGACGTCGGACGACACAGCCAACTGA